CGATTGTGCACATGGAATAGGCACGCCACCAAGGTTTCATGTGTACTAATGTTTGCATACTTCCGGAAGTGGAACTAGACTAATAACCGTGGACAGAAATATGCCCACAATAACCGGGCTTACACCAATGTGTGTGAGTCCTTTTTTTATGCCCTCACCTGCGCTAATCGCGCCGGGTGGGGGCTTTTTGCATGCCAGAAAGGGGGTGCACCAATGATCGACACAATGACTACCGAGCAAGCAGCGGGAGAACTCGGGGTGAGTGTCCGCACCATTTGGACACTAAGGGCTACGGGGCGTCTGAAATGGCGCTACCGAGACCGTCAAGTAGCAATCAATGCTAGTGATGTGCATGCACTAAAGGAAAGACGTTTAAATGCCACACCATAAGGGATTAACCCCGCTAGTGAGCATCACTCACCCCGTGCCACACCACCGGGAAACCATGGTAGTGGGTACTTATACGTCCACCCGTGGCACGCATAGCGTCGCTCTCAGAGCGGGCGGGACGCTACGCATCATGCGCATTGATAAAGCCTATGAGCTGGCTAATGCCCTAGTGGACGCTGCCGAGCGAGTGGAAGCACTACAGACCAATATCAACACCAATACAGAGGAGACCACCAATGACTGAACCACAACGCATCAAGGCCTGGGAAGGCAAGGGCATGACTCTATGGTCATGCGACGATGGACTAAAGCACGCCTGGGTAGAGCTAGAAAGCACTATCGACGGCACCACCACCACCGTACGATTGACCCGCGAGCAAGCACGGGAATTAGAGTCGCCAATTATCGACGGACAAGCATTGCCACACCTAAGGGGCATCTGGCAATTTGAGGCGGACAATCAAACGGCGCTATCACCCGATAGATTGGCCTCCGTGGTTGCTGCTAAGAAAGCAGAGCGAGCGGA
The nucleotide sequence above comes from Corynebacterium callunae DSM 20147. Encoded proteins:
- a CDS encoding helix-turn-helix domain-containing protein; this encodes MTTEQAAGELGVSVRTIWTLRATGRLKWRYRDRQVAINASDVHALKERRLNATP